Proteins from a genomic interval of Treponema brennaborense DSM 12168:
- a CDS encoding metal ABC transporter substrate-binding protein, which yields MKRPVLYLYRVLCAAAAVLSICSFSACTKKTGEAASSEPATVVTATFYPLYVMLLNITENVPDTRITLLAPADTGCLHDYQLTAKDMSALTQCDILVLNGAGMESFLDKAVQARSGRNVIAADGYELIDDNPHIWVSPEGAAYETQRIAAALAEADPANADAYRRNAGVYIEKLRTLSKEMHQKLAPYAGRPVITFHEAFPYFATEFGFDTAAIIEREPGTEPTAKELLELIALVKTYAAAARKPVLFAEPQYSSSAAEVIASETGLTVYELDPAVTGPLDKDAYLDAMRRNLAVLLTAFGG from the coding sequence ATGAAAAGACCTGTTTTATATCTTTACCGCGTTTTATGCGCTGCGGCAGCCGTTCTGAGCATATGCTCGTTTTCCGCCTGCACTAAAAAAACGGGAGAAGCAGCTTCAAGCGAACCGGCGACAGTCGTGACGGCGACGTTTTATCCGCTGTACGTCATGCTGCTCAATATCACGGAAAACGTTCCCGACACCCGAATCACGCTGCTCGCACCGGCAGACACCGGCTGTCTGCACGACTACCAGCTTACCGCCAAAGACATGAGCGCGCTCACGCAGTGCGACATTCTGGTGCTGAACGGCGCGGGAATGGAAAGCTTCCTTGATAAAGCCGTTCAGGCGCGCAGCGGCAGAAACGTTATCGCAGCCGACGGCTACGAACTTATCGACGACAACCCGCATATCTGGGTTTCACCCGAGGGCGCGGCGTACGAAACGCAGCGAATAGCGGCGGCGCTTGCCGAAGCGGATCCCGCCAACGCCGACGCGTACCGGCGCAACGCGGGCGTTTATATCGAAAAACTGCGCACACTGTCTAAGGAAATGCACCAAAAACTCGCCCCCTACGCAGGCCGCCCGGTCATTACGTTTCACGAAGCGTTTCCGTACTTCGCCACGGAATTCGGATTCGACACGGCGGCGATCATAGAACGAGAACCGGGAACGGAGCCGACGGCAAAAGAACTGCTGGAGTTGATCGCCTTGGTCAAAACGTACGCGGCGGCGGCGCGGAAACCGGTGCTTTTTGCCGAACCGCAGTATTCGTCTTCCGCAGCCGAAGTGATCGCTTCGGAAACGGGACTCACCGTATACGAACTGGATCCCGCCGTAACCGGTCCGTTGGACAAAGACGCGTATCTCGACGCGATGCGCCGGAATTTGGCCGTACTGCTGACTGCGTTCGGCGGCTGA
- a CDS encoding DUF362 domain-containing protein, with protein sequence MAYKITDACVNCGSCEGECPVGAISEDGDKRVIDAASCVSCGTCAAACPTEAIVEE encoded by the coding sequence ATGGCTTACAAAATTACGGATGCTTGTGTAAACTGCGGTTCCTGCGAAGGCGAATGCCCGGTCGGCGCGATCAGCGAAGACGGCGACAAACGCGTTATCGACGCGGCGTCATGCGTCAGCTGCGGAACGTGCGCCGCCGCGTGCCCCACGGAAGCTATCGTAGAAGAATAA